From Candidatus Palibaumannia cicadellinicola, the proteins below share one genomic window:
- the carA gene encoding glutamine-hydrolyzing carbamoyl-phosphate synthase small subunit: MTRSKSALLVLANGTKFHGKAIGAEGTTVGEVVFNTSITGYQEIITDPSYFHQIVTLTYPHIGNTGTNQIDNESLSVQAKGLVIRNLPLMSSNYRSTMQLSEYLIKRNIVGISEIDTRKLTRILRDEGTQNGCIIVGDLVNAELALRQASKFPGLNGIDLAKEVSTKVQYSWTKGSFGNNLTGRLLYSSVQAAADATLPYHVVVYDYGTKLNIMRILVDRGCTLTVVPAQTTAETVLSMNPEGIVLTNGPGDPAPCTYAITAIKTLLNTTAIPIFGICLGHQLLALASGATTKKMKCGHHGNNHPVKNLVSGKVMITSQNHNFTVDENNLPEILKITHISLFDGTIQGLHRTDKPAFSFQGHPEASPGPNDSESLFDYFIQLIRTYRSQLTQHNITHK; the protein is encoded by the coding sequence TTGACCAGGTCAAAGTCAGCACTGTTAGTTCTAGCAAATGGAACTAAATTTCATGGGAAAGCCATTGGAGCCGAAGGTACAACAGTGGGTGAAGTAGTTTTTAATACGTCTATCACTGGTTATCAAGAAATTATTACTGATCCTTCTTATTTTCATCAAATTGTTACGCTGACTTATCCTCATATTGGTAATACTGGGACTAATCAAATTGATAATGAATCCTTAAGTGTGCAAGCTAAAGGTTTAGTTATTCGTAATTTACCGCTAATGTCTAGTAACTACCGTAGTACTATGCAGCTATCAGAATACTTAATAAAAAGAAATATTGTTGGAATATCAGAAATAGATACTCGTAAGTTAACGCGAATTTTACGTGATGAAGGGACACAAAATGGTTGCATTATTGTAGGTGATCTGGTAAATGCTGAGCTAGCTTTACGTCAAGCTAGTAAATTCCCTGGTTTAAATGGCATAGATTTAGCTAAAGAAGTAAGTACCAAGGTCCAATATAGTTGGACTAAGGGTAGTTTTGGTAATAACCTAACAGGTAGATTATTATACTCATCAGTACAGGCTGCTGCGGATGCTACTTTACCATATCATGTTGTAGTTTATGATTATGGGACTAAACTAAATATAATGCGCATATTGGTAGATCGTGGCTGTACACTTACTGTTGTGCCAGCTCAAACTACGGCTGAGACTGTATTATCGATGAATCCTGAAGGAATTGTACTAACTAATGGACCAGGTGATCCAGCGCCATGCACATATGCTATTACTGCTATTAAAACGTTACTAAACACTACTGCTATTCCTATATTTGGTATTTGTCTTGGTCATCAATTACTAGCTCTTGCTAGTGGTGCTACAACTAAAAAAATGAAATGTGGCCATCATGGTAATAATCATCCTGTAAAGAATTTAGTCTCTGGTAAGGTAATGATTACTTCTCAAAACCATAATTTTACTGTTGACGAAAATAATTTACCAGAAATACTAAAAATTACTCATATATCTCTTTTCGACGGTACTATTCAAGGCTTACATCGTACAGATAAGCCTGCATTTAGTTTTCAGGGTCATCCAGAAGCAAGCCCAGGACCAAATGATAGTGAATCACTGTTTGATTATTTTATTCAATTAATTAGAACTTATCGTTCTCAGCTTACGCAGCATAACATAACACATAAGTAA
- the apaH gene encoding bis(5'-nucleosyl)-tetraphosphatase (symmetrical) ApaH, translating to MSTYLIGDIHGCYDELQKIIDKVNFDPLIDTIWLTGDIVARGPGSLEVLRMIRKLGNSVRIVLGNHDLYLIAVYSGLVNNIKDITKLKLVLEASDVDDLINWLRYQPVLQVDHHKKLVMVHAGITPQWNLNTAIKCALEVENLLKSNSYQLLFNTRDIIIPNYWSQELSGIARLKFITNVFTRMRYCFPNGTLDLTCKNMPDKNQEPLRPWFTIPNQIISENYSIVFGHWASLMGKGTPEGFYCLDTGCCWGGELTLICWENKKFTRIPATTSKSTK from the coding sequence ATGTCTACTTATTTAATAGGTGATATTCACGGTTGCTATGATGAGCTACAGAAAATTATAGATAAAGTAAATTTCGATCCATTAATTGATACTATTTGGCTAACAGGAGATATCGTAGCACGTGGACCAGGTTCATTAGAGGTATTACGTATGATACGTAAGTTAGGTAATAGCGTACGTATTGTACTAGGTAACCACGATTTATATTTAATAGCTGTTTATTCTGGGTTAGTTAATAATATAAAAGATATTACTAAACTTAAACTGGTATTAGAAGCATCAGATGTTGATGATCTAATTAATTGGCTACGTTATCAACCAGTATTACAAGTAGATCACCATAAAAAATTAGTTATGGTTCATGCAGGAATTACTCCGCAATGGAACCTAAATACAGCTATTAAATGCGCACTTGAAGTAGAAAATTTACTTAAAAGCAATAGCTACCAGTTATTATTTAATACTAGGGATATAATTATTCCTAATTACTGGAGTCAGGAGCTAAGTGGTATAGCACGGCTAAAATTTATTACTAACGTTTTTACCCGCATGCGTTACTGTTTTCCGAATGGCACACTTGATCTTACATGCAAAAACATGCCTGATAAAAATCAAGAACCGCTACGTCCATGGTTTACCATACCTAATCAGATTATTTCTGAAAACTATAGTATAGTATTTGGTCATTGGGCTTCGCTAATGGGAAAAGGTACACCAGAAGGATTTTATTGCTTAGATACTGGTTGCTGTTGGGGTGGAGAATTAACTTTAATATGCTGGGAAAATAAAAAATTTACTAGGATACCTGCTACAACAAGTAAAAGTACTAAATAA
- the carB gene encoding carbamoyl-phosphate synthase large subunit, with the protein MPKRTDIESILIIGSGPIVIGQACEFDYSGVQACKALREESYRIILVNSNPASIMTDPDIAHATYIEPIDWTVVRKIIEKERPDAILPTMGGQTALNCALDLYRQGVLTEFGVEMIGATANAIEQSEDRQLFEKAIKKIGLNTPRSGIASNFQEALAVVATVGFPCIIRSSFTLGGTGSGIAYNIKDLKEIFNHGLGLDSSNNCQLMIEESLIGWKEYEMEVVRDYKDNCIIVCSIENIDPMGIHTGDSITVAPAQTLTDKEYQMMRNAAIAILREIGVETGGSNVQFAVNPDNGQLIIIEMNPRVSRSSALASKATGFPIAKIAAKLAIGYHLDELMNSITGSLTPASFEPTIDYVVTKIPRFNFDKFSGTNNRLTTQMKSVGEVMAIGRTQQESLQKALRSLEVDATGFDPKVKLEDPEALNIIHYELQNAGCERIWFVADAFRAGMSIDNIFLLTKIDRWFLVQIEELIKLENHLSNIGITVLNPYYLRKLKRKGFSDARIAMLVGVKEEDIRNLREKYNLYPVYKRVDTCAAEFATNTAYMYSTYDDECESHPSNYGKKIIVLGGGPNRIGQGIEFDYCCVHALLVLREEGYQPIMVNCNPETVSTDYDISDRLYLEPVSLENILDIIRIEQPDGMIIQFGGQTPLKLAHLLEAAGVPIIGTQPKAIELAENRELFQKMVTTLGFKQPINATVTNIDMAVEKAAIIGYPLMVRPSYVLGGRSMKIIYNKIDLLLSLNNAFSISDCETPVLLEEFIEHATEIDVDAICDGNKVFICGMMEHIEHAGIHSGDSACLLPPYTLNSDIQDHMRRQVKKLALELNVIGLMNVQFAVKNNDVYLIEVNPRASRTVPFVSKAIGIALAKVATRVIVGKSLIQQGITNEIIPPYFSVKEVVLPFNKFPGIDPILGPEMRSTGEVMGFGKTLAEALAKAMLGVGKQYQIKTIGRVLLLFSEINQEQVVNLSLQLLNHGLILDVTENIALILIKEYGINACKVNVVNNNTKIFSEVQDNIKNGRYSYIIVMTTINNKHINLFKFIISLAIKYKVYYDTTINGAFATAMSLNADATAQVISIQEMHSTIKIY; encoded by the coding sequence ATGCCAAAACGTACAGATATAGAAAGCATACTTATTATAGGTTCAGGTCCAATTGTTATTGGTCAGGCCTGTGAATTTGATTACTCAGGTGTACAAGCTTGTAAAGCACTAAGAGAGGAGAGTTACCGAATAATATTAGTAAATTCTAATCCTGCTTCAATAATGACTGACCCAGATATAGCTCATGCTACTTATATTGAACCTATTGATTGGACAGTAGTACGTAAGATTATTGAAAAAGAGCGACCTGATGCAATTCTTCCAACTATGGGCGGACAAACAGCACTAAATTGTGCTTTAGATCTTTACCGTCAAGGCGTGCTCACAGAGTTTGGAGTAGAAATGATAGGTGCTACAGCTAATGCTATAGAGCAGTCGGAAGATCGTCAACTGTTTGAAAAAGCAATTAAAAAAATAGGTTTAAATACACCACGTTCAGGTATTGCTAGTAATTTTCAAGAAGCACTAGCTGTAGTTGCTACAGTTGGTTTTCCTTGCATTATACGTTCATCTTTTACATTAGGTGGTACAGGAAGCGGGATTGCTTACAACATAAAAGATTTAAAAGAAATTTTCAACCATGGACTAGGACTAGATAGTTCTAATAACTGTCAACTTATGATAGAAGAATCACTAATAGGTTGGAAAGAATATGAAATGGAAGTTGTACGAGATTATAAAGATAATTGTATTATCGTTTGTTCAATTGAAAATATTGATCCTATGGGTATTCATACCGGAGATTCTATTACTGTTGCGCCAGCGCAGACACTTACTGATAAAGAATATCAAATGATGCGTAATGCTGCTATTGCAATTTTACGTGAAATTGGTGTAGAAACTGGTGGTTCTAATGTACAATTTGCTGTTAATCCTGATAACGGACAACTAATAATTATAGAAATGAATCCACGTGTATCACGATCTTCTGCTTTAGCTTCTAAAGCTACAGGATTTCCAATAGCTAAAATAGCAGCTAAATTAGCGATAGGTTATCATCTTGATGAGCTTATGAATAGTATTACAGGTAGCCTTACACCTGCTTCATTTGAGCCTACTATAGACTATGTAGTAACAAAAATTCCAAGATTTAACTTCGATAAATTTTCAGGTACCAACAATCGTCTGACAACACAAATGAAATCTGTTGGTGAAGTTATGGCTATAGGACGGACACAACAAGAGTCGCTACAAAAAGCATTACGCAGCCTAGAAGTAGATGCCACAGGTTTTGATCCTAAAGTAAAATTAGAAGATCCAGAAGCATTAAATATCATACACTATGAGTTACAAAACGCAGGATGCGAACGTATTTGGTTTGTTGCTGACGCATTCCGCGCTGGAATGTCAATTGATAATATTTTTCTTCTTACTAAGATTGATCGCTGGTTCTTAGTGCAAATTGAAGAACTAATAAAATTAGAAAATCATTTATCAAACATCGGAATTACTGTCTTGAATCCTTATTATCTCCGTAAACTAAAAAGAAAAGGATTTTCTGATGCACGTATTGCAATGCTAGTTGGTGTAAAGGAAGAAGACATTCGTAACTTACGAGAAAAGTATAACTTATATCCAGTATATAAGAGGGTTGATACTTGCGCTGCTGAATTTGCTACAAATACTGCATATATGTATTCTACTTATGATGATGAGTGTGAATCGCATCCATCTAATTATGGTAAAAAAATTATTGTATTAGGTGGTGGACCGAATCGTATTGGCCAAGGCATTGAATTTGACTATTGCTGCGTACATGCTTTACTAGTATTACGTGAAGAAGGTTACCAACCTATTATGGTTAACTGTAATCCTGAAACTGTTTCTACAGATTATGATATTTCAGATAGACTTTATCTTGAGCCTGTCTCCTTAGAGAATATATTAGACATTATTAGAATAGAACAACCTGATGGCATGATCATCCAGTTTGGTGGACAAACCCCGCTAAAATTAGCGCACTTGCTAGAAGCAGCTGGGGTACCAATAATTGGAACTCAACCTAAAGCCATAGAACTTGCTGAAAATAGAGAATTATTTCAGAAAATGGTAACTACCCTTGGTTTTAAACAGCCTATCAATGCTACTGTTACTAATATTGATATGGCTGTAGAGAAAGCAGCTATCATAGGTTATCCACTAATGGTACGACCATCTTATGTTCTAGGTGGTAGATCCATGAAAATTATTTATAATAAAATAGATTTATTATTATCTTTAAATAATGCATTTAGTATTTCTGATTGTGAAACACCAGTATTATTAGAAGAATTTATTGAACATGCAACAGAAATTGATGTAGATGCTATTTGCGACGGAAACAAAGTATTTATATGTGGGATGATGGAACATATTGAGCATGCTGGTATACATTCAGGAGACTCAGCTTGTTTGCTACCACCATATACACTTAACAGTGATATTCAAGATCATATGCGCCGTCAGGTAAAAAAATTAGCTTTAGAGCTAAATGTTATCGGATTGATGAATGTACAGTTTGCTGTTAAAAATAATGATGTATACTTAATTGAGGTTAACCCACGTGCATCTCGTACAGTACCTTTTGTATCTAAAGCAATAGGAATAGCTTTAGCTAAAGTTGCTACTAGAGTTATAGTGGGAAAATCACTAATCCAGCAGGGGATAACAAATGAGATTATCCCACCTTATTTTTCTGTAAAAGAAGTAGTGCTTCCATTCAATAAATTTCCTGGTATTGATCCTATCCTAGGACCAGAAATGCGATCAACTGGTGAAGTAATGGGATTTGGTAAAACTTTAGCGGAAGCCTTAGCTAAGGCTATGTTAGGAGTAGGTAAGCAATATCAAATAAAAACAATTGGTAGAGTTCTTCTTTTATTTAGTGAAATAAATCAAGAGCAAGTAGTTAATTTATCTCTTCAACTATTAAATCATGGCTTAATATTAGATGTAACGGAAAATATAGCATTGATCCTTATTAAGGAATATGGTATTAATGCTTGTAAAGTCAATGTAGTAAATAATAACACTAAAATTTTTAGTGAAGTTCAAGATAACATTAAAAATGGAAGATATAGTTATATTATAGTTATGACTACAATAAATAATAAACATATTAATTTGTTTAAATTCATTATTAGTCTTGCTATAAAATATAAAGTATATTATGATACCACTATTAATGGTGCTTTTGCTACAGCTATGTCACTTAACGCTGATGCAACAGCACAAGTGATTTCAATACAAGAAATGCACTCAACAATAAAAATTTATTAA
- the folA gene encoding type 3 dihydrofolate reductase — MIISLIAALTSDNIIGINNTIPWHLSKDLIWFKKHTYNKPVIMGRKTFDSIKKPLYGRRNIVLSRKVITKPTIISSVHWVNNSIQALAAAGNVSEVMVIGGAQVYNIFINQAKKLYLTHINIKVDGDTFFPNYQHDPWRVTFRECHEANININSPSYCFEILER, encoded by the coding sequence ATGATTATTAGCTTAATTGCGGCGCTAACTTCCGATAATATTATCGGAATTAACAATACTATCCCTTGGCATTTATCTAAAGATTTAATATGGTTTAAAAAACATACTTATAATAAACCAGTAATAATGGGTCGTAAAACTTTTGACTCTATTAAAAAACCTTTATATGGTAGACGTAATATCGTATTAAGCCGTAAGGTTATAACAAAACCTACAATTATTAGCAGCGTTCATTGGGTAAATAATTCTATTCAGGCACTAGCTGCTGCTGGTAACGTATCGGAGGTAATGGTTATTGGTGGTGCTCAAGTATACAATATTTTTATCAATCAAGCTAAAAAACTTTATCTAACCCATATTAATATTAAAGTAGATGGCGATACTTTTTTTCCTAATTATCAACATGATCCATGGCGAGTAACATTCCGTGAATGCCATGAAGCTAACATAAATATAAATTCTCCTAGCTACTGCTTCGAAATTCTTGAAAGATAA
- the lspA gene encoding signal peptidase II — MIIYSKIISTGLSWLWLTLVVLLIDISSKQWIINNFFLGESVSITPCINLLYTYNSGAAFSFLANQNSWNMFLLSFIAMIVSIVLLVMMYNSDYYNRISNIAYAMIIGGALGNLFDRIKYGVVIDFIDVYFDTWHWPIFNIADASICTGVIIIVLKNSSVAATTNHKLR, encoded by the coding sequence ATGATTATATATAGTAAAATAATATCTACTGGACTAAGCTGGCTTTGGCTTACACTGGTAGTCTTACTAATTGATATTAGTAGTAAACAGTGGATAATAAATAATTTTTTTTTAGGAGAATCGGTATCAATTACTCCTTGTATCAATTTATTATATACTTATAACTCGGGCGCAGCTTTTAGTTTTTTAGCAAATCAAAATAGTTGGAATATGTTTTTGTTATCTTTTATAGCGATGATTGTTTCAATAGTACTATTAGTTATGATGTACAATTCTGATTATTATAATCGCATAAGCAATATTGCTTATGCGATGATTATAGGAGGAGCATTAGGTAATCTATTTGACCGTATCAAATATGGTGTAGTCATTGATTTTATTGATGTTTACTTTGATACTTGGCACTGGCCAATATTTAATATAGCTGATGCTAGTATATGTACTGGTGTAATCATAATAGTATTAAAAAATTCTTCAGTAGCAGCTACTACTAATCATAAACTAAGGTAA
- the ispH gene encoding 4-hydroxy-3-methylbut-2-enyl diphosphate reductase: MHMLLANPRGFCAGVHRAISIVEKAIAIYGIPIYVRHEIVHNSYVVNNLRNKGVIFIEKINQVPDSAVLIFSAHGVSRAIRTEALSRNITIFDATCPLVTKIHMEVARASRQGTEVIIIGHNGHPEVEGTMGQYSNLFGGIYLVESKEDVWQLKVKNVDKLFFVTQTTLSIDDTSTIIDTLRQRFPNIRGPRKDNICYATTNRQEAVRKLTIATDLVLVVGSKNSSNSNRLAELAHNLGKPAYLIDNANDIKQSWLKGINVIGITASASAPNIIVCQVISRLQYFGAKSTEELIGRQENIIFELPRYLQYASCRI, translated from the coding sequence ATGCACATGCTACTTGCTAATCCACGTGGTTTTTGCGCTGGTGTCCATCGTGCGATTAGTATCGTGGAAAAGGCGATAGCAATTTATGGTATACCTATCTACGTTCGTCATGAAATAGTGCATAATAGTTACGTTGTTAATAATTTACGTAATAAAGGTGTCATATTTATTGAAAAAATTAACCAAGTACCTGATAGTGCTGTGCTAATTTTTTCTGCACATGGAGTATCTAGAGCAATACGTACCGAAGCGCTTAGCCGTAATATTACTATTTTTGACGCTACTTGTCCGCTAGTTACAAAAATACATATGGAAGTAGCACGGGCCAGCCGTCAAGGTACTGAAGTTATTATAATTGGTCACAATGGTCATCCTGAAGTAGAAGGTACTATGGGACAATACAGTAATTTATTTGGCGGAATTTATCTAGTAGAATCAAAGGAAGATGTCTGGCAACTAAAGGTAAAAAATGTTGATAAATTATTTTTTGTAACCCAGACTACTCTATCTATAGATGATACATCAACTATCATTGATACGTTACGACAGCGCTTCCCTAATATTAGAGGGCCACGCAAAGATAATATTTGTTATGCAACAACAAACAGACAAGAGGCGGTACGTAAACTTACTATAGCTACAGATTTAGTACTAGTAGTAGGATCAAAAAATTCATCTAACTCAAATAGGTTAGCTGAACTAGCACATAATCTTGGCAAACCGGCTTATTTAATTGATAACGCTAATGATATCAAACAAAGCTGGCTAAAAGGAATTAATGTTATTGGTATAACAGCTAGCGCATCAGCTCCTAATATTATTGTATGTCAGGTGATATCTAGATTACAGTATTTTGGTGCTAAAAGCACCGAAGAGCTTATAGGACGTCAAGAAAATATTATTTTTGAGTTACCTAGATATCTACAGTATGCATCCTGTAGAATATAA
- the ileS gene encoding isoleucine--tRNA ligase produces the protein MNNYKSTINLPKTKFSMRGDLANREPLIIKRWYKEDLYKIICQATKGKKTFILHDGPPYANGRIHIGHSVNKIIKDIIIKSKRLMGYDSKYLPGWDCHGLPIELKVEQMIGKPNETVSCSDFIVACRNYAYKQVAWQKKEFIRLGVLGDWENIYLTMDFTTEANIIRTLSKIIENGHLYKGNKPIHWCIDCCSALAEAEVEYYDYISNSINVTFAATNAPEVAAKFGINNFSQSVYVVIWTTTPWTIPANRAISVHPNCFYQLVEFNGKCIILAENLVKNFIKRIGGITNWKILGNLVKGSLLEWLWFRHPFMEFDIPVILNNNVKLNTGTGLVHTSPGHGPEDYIIGSKYGLEIANVVGTDGCYLPGTFSLLDGISVFIGNSIVINILKNSGTLLYAEQLKHSYPHCWRHKTPLIFRTTPQWFISMDKQNLSKKSLQEIQKIKWIPSWSKERIANMIINRQDWCISRQRIWGVPMSLFVHKDTKKLHPNTCEIMEKVAKLVEKNGIQAWWNLDQSELLGDDAYNYIKINDTLDVWFDSGSTHSSVIDARPEFNSNHIDVYLEGADQHRGWFMSSLISSMAIKGKAPYQQVITHGFTVDSNGRKMSKSLGNVISPQQIVDTLGADILRLWVASTDYTEEIAISNEILKSSADIYRRIRNTARFLLANLNGFDPVNNIVSYDKMIALDRWAISRAKFVQDEIIAAYESYNIHNVVQKIIHFCSIDMGSCYLDIIKDRQYTTKYDSVARRSCQTALFHIIEALVRWIAPIISFTADEIWGFIPGPRSQYVFTEEWYQYLLKLESTETMNDTYWESILHVRNEVNKVIEQARTNKLIGSSLEANVILYSEPIMAMQLNKLGNELHFLFITSAAQVVDYTNAGDNALNSDRLKGLKITINKATGTKCQRCWHLSNDIGHNKKYPDICNRCIINIYGQGEERKFL, from the coding sequence ATGAATAATTATAAAAGTACTATTAATCTACCAAAAACTAAATTTTCTATGCGGGGTGATTTAGCTAATAGAGAACCTTTGATTATCAAACGTTGGTATAAAGAAGATCTATATAAAATCATTTGCCAAGCTACAAAAGGAAAAAAAACTTTTATTTTACATGATGGTCCACCATATGCGAACGGTAGGATTCATATCGGTCACTCTGTTAACAAAATTATTAAAGATATTATTATTAAGTCTAAAAGATTAATGGGCTATGACTCCAAATATTTGCCTGGTTGGGATTGCCATGGGCTACCTATTGAGCTTAAAGTAGAGCAAATGATTGGTAAGCCGAATGAAACAGTAAGCTGTTCTGATTTTATTGTTGCTTGCCGCAATTACGCTTATAAGCAGGTTGCCTGGCAAAAAAAAGAATTTATTCGTCTCGGCGTGCTTGGTGACTGGGAAAACATCTATCTAACAATGGATTTTACCACAGAAGCTAATATCATACGTACTCTTAGTAAAATTATAGAAAATGGTCACCTATATAAGGGTAATAAGCCTATACATTGGTGCATAGATTGCTGTTCTGCATTAGCAGAAGCCGAAGTAGAATATTACGACTATATATCAAACTCAATCAATGTTACTTTTGCGGCAACTAATGCACCTGAGGTTGCTGCTAAGTTCGGAATTAATAATTTCTCACAGTCAGTTTACGTTGTTATTTGGACTACTACACCTTGGACTATACCAGCTAATAGAGCTATATCAGTTCATCCAAATTGTTTTTATCAATTAGTAGAATTTAATGGTAAATGTATAATATTAGCAGAAAATTTAGTAAAAAATTTTATAAAACGTATAGGTGGTATAACTAACTGGAAAATACTTGGTAACTTAGTAAAAGGAAGCTTATTAGAATGGTTATGGTTTCGTCATCCATTTATGGAATTCGATATTCCAGTTATACTTAATAATAACGTTAAGCTAAATACTGGTACTGGCTTAGTACATACTTCTCCCGGTCATGGGCCAGAAGATTATATCATTGGTAGTAAGTACGGTTTGGAAATAGCAAATGTAGTTGGTACTGATGGATGCTATCTACCTGGAACATTTTCATTACTTGATGGAATATCGGTGTTTATTGGTAATAGCATCGTTATTAATATACTAAAAAATAGTGGAACATTATTATATGCAGAACAACTAAAGCATAGTTATCCACATTGCTGGCGACATAAAACACCGCTAATATTCCGTACTACACCACAGTGGTTTATTAGTATGGATAAACAAAATTTAAGTAAAAAGTCACTGCAAGAAATACAAAAAATAAAATGGATACCTAGCTGGAGTAAAGAACGTATTGCTAATATGATTATCAATCGCCAAGACTGGTGTATTTCTCGTCAAAGAATTTGGGGTGTTCCTATGTCGTTGTTTGTGCATAAAGATACTAAAAAATTACACCCCAATACCTGTGAAATAATGGAAAAAGTCGCTAAGCTAGTTGAGAAAAATGGTATTCAGGCTTGGTGGAATTTAGATCAGTCCGAACTTTTAGGTGATGATGCATATAACTATATTAAAATAAATGATACATTAGATGTATGGTTTGATTCTGGTTCAACACACTCATCAGTAATTGATGCAAGACCTGAATTTAACAGTAATCATATAGATGTATATTTAGAAGGAGCAGATCAGCATCGTGGCTGGTTTATGTCATCCTTAATAAGTTCAATGGCTATAAAAGGCAAGGCACCGTATCAACAAGTTATTACCCATGGTTTTACCGTAGATAGTAACGGGCGTAAAATGTCAAAATCTTTAGGCAACGTTATCAGCCCACAGCAGATAGTAGATACACTTGGCGCCGATATTTTACGTTTATGGGTAGCATCTACAGATTACACTGAGGAGATAGCAATTTCAAATGAAATACTAAAAAGTTCAGCTGATATCTATCGCCGTATTCGTAATACCGCTCGATTTCTATTAGCTAACCTAAATGGGTTTGATCCAGTAAACAATATTGTTAGTTATGATAAAATGATAGCATTAGATAGATGGGCAATTAGTAGGGCAAAATTTGTTCAGGATGAAATCATAGCTGCTTATGAAAGTTATAACATTCATAATGTTGTGCAAAAAATTATACATTTTTGTTCAATTGATATGGGATCATGCTATCTTGATATCATCAAAGATCGCCAATACACTACTAAATATGATAGTGTTGCTCGACGTAGCTGCCAAACAGCACTATTTCATATTATTGAAGCGCTAGTACGATGGATAGCTCCTATTATATCTTTTACCGCAGACGAAATTTGGGGCTTCATACCAGGACCTCGTTCACAATATGTGTTTACTGAAGAATGGTATCAATACCTTTTAAAGCTAGAATCGACAGAAACAATGAATGATACTTACTGGGAAAGTATATTACATGTACGTAACGAAGTCAATAAAGTTATCGAGCAGGCGCGTACTAATAAACTAATTGGTAGTTCTTTGGAAGCCAATGTAATACTGTACTCTGAACCAATTATGGCTATGCAACTAAATAAATTAGGCAATGAATTGCACTTTTTATTTATTACATCAGCAGCACAGGTAGTTGATTATACTAATGCTGGCGATAACGCACTTAATAGTGATAGATTAAAAGGTCTAAAGATTACTATTAATAAGGCTACCGGAACAAAATGCCAGCGATGCTGGCATTTATCTAACGATATTGGACATAATAAAAAATATCCTGATATTTGTAATCGTTGTATTATAAATATATATGGTCAAGGTGAAGAACGTAAGTTTCTCTAA